The following coding sequences lie in one Alloacidobacterium dinghuense genomic window:
- the sucC gene encoding ADP-forming succinate--CoA ligase subunit beta — MKIHEYQAKDILAKYGVAVPRGEVANTLDEALDVAKKLFTGGASGVVVKAQIHAGGRGKGGGVKVAKNLDEAEQYAKQILGMQLITHQTGPQGQKVQRLLIEETAAIDRELYLGIVLDRAAAKLVFMASQAGGMEIEEVAAKDPKAIHKAYIDPAVGFQPYQARELAFALGLKATQINEAVKFMMGLYKAYVDTDASLLEINPFITTKDDKLFALDCKINFDDNAMFRHKELKELRDVAEEDPLEVEASKYALNYIKLDGNIACMVNGAGLAMATMDIIQYAGGSPANFLDVGGGANQQQIEHAFEILLSDKNVQAVFINIFGGILRVDTLAQGVVEAAKKTNVKVPVILRLEGTNVEQGREILKNSGLNFIIGDTMQDAAQKAVTAAKGGK, encoded by the coding sequence ATGAAAATCCACGAGTATCAAGCGAAAGACATCCTGGCGAAATACGGCGTTGCCGTGCCGCGGGGTGAGGTGGCCAACACGCTCGACGAAGCGCTGGATGTGGCCAAGAAGCTCTTTACCGGCGGAGCAAGTGGCGTCGTGGTAAAGGCGCAGATTCACGCTGGCGGTCGCGGTAAAGGCGGCGGCGTGAAGGTGGCAAAGAATCTGGATGAAGCAGAGCAGTATGCCAAGCAGATTCTCGGCATGCAGCTCATTACGCATCAGACCGGTCCTCAAGGACAGAAGGTGCAGCGACTGCTGATCGAAGAAACGGCTGCGATCGATCGCGAACTGTATCTCGGAATCGTGCTTGACCGCGCTGCGGCGAAGCTCGTCTTCATGGCATCCCAGGCTGGCGGTATGGAGATCGAAGAGGTAGCCGCGAAAGATCCCAAGGCAATTCATAAGGCTTATATCGATCCAGCAGTGGGCTTCCAGCCTTATCAGGCCCGTGAATTGGCATTTGCCCTGGGATTGAAGGCGACGCAGATCAACGAGGCGGTCAAGTTCATGATGGGCCTCTATAAGGCGTACGTCGACACCGACGCTTCGCTGCTTGAAATCAACCCATTCATCACGACCAAAGACGACAAGCTCTTCGCACTCGATTGCAAGATCAATTTCGATGACAACGCGATGTTCCGCCACAAGGAGTTAAAAGAGTTGCGCGACGTCGCGGAAGAAGACCCACTTGAAGTCGAGGCCTCGAAGTACGCATTGAACTACATCAAGCTAGACGGCAATATCGCCTGCATGGTCAACGGCGCTGGTCTGGCGATGGCAACGATGGACATCATCCAGTACGCAGGCGGTTCGCCAGCCAACTTCCTCGACGTAGGTGGCGGCGCAAATCAGCAGCAGATTGAGCATGCCTTTGAAATTCTGCTCTCCGACAAGAACGTGCAGGCGGTCTTCATCAATATCTTTGGCGGCATTCTGCGCGTCGATACGCTGGCGCAAGGGGTTGTCGAGGCGGCGAAGAAGACGAATGTGAAGGTGCCGGTGATTCTGAGGCTCGAAGGTACAAACGTTGAACAGGGCCGCGAAATCCTGAAGAATTCTGGTCTCAACTTCATCATCGGCGACACGATGCAGGACGCTGCGCAAAAGGCAGTTACTGCGGCAAAGGGAGGCAAGTAA